A stretch of the Carassius carassius chromosome 6, fCarCar2.1, whole genome shotgun sequence genome encodes the following:
- the LOC132142480 gene encoding thymosin beta-11, giving the protein MSDKPNLEEVTSFDKTKLKKTETQEKNPLPSKETIEQEKQASS; this is encoded by the exons ATGTCTGACAAACCAAACCTTGAGGAGGTCACCAGCTTTGACAAAACCAAGCTGAAGAAGACTGAGACTCAGGAGAAAAACCCACTGCCATCGAAAGAAA CCATTGAACAGGAGAAGCAGGCGTCCTCGTGA